From Bacillota bacterium:
AAATCTGAATAGACTTTCCATTCTTTTTCACTTAAAGTGACAAACACTTCATTACTGACATATTCAGGCATCTTGAGATAATCGGTAGATTTCATAGAAATAGTGATGTCCGATATTTGTTTGTAGATTTCCTCTTCTGCACCTGGCAGTGGTTTATAAGAAAATATAATCTGTGCGTTTCTCTTATCTGGCTTAAAATAGGTGTTTCGATAATGGCTGATGTAGCGTCCAAGCCTTTGACCCAAATCAAGAATGCGAAACTCTGCCCATAAATCCATCAATCCATTACTGGAGGGAGTGCCGGTAAGACCAACTATTCTTTTTACAGAGGGTCTAACTTTGAGTAGACTCTTAAACCGCTTTGCACCATAGGACTTAAAGGATGACAGCTCATCAATGACTACCATATCAAAATGAAAAGGAATACCACTTTTATGAACCAACCAATCCACGTTCTCACGATTGATGATGTATACCGTTGATTGTTTCTTGAGGGCATCGATTCTTTCTTTTTCTGTTCCTACTGCCACCGAATAAGAGAGTCCTTTTAAGTGATCCCACTTTTTTATTTCAGCAGGCCATGTATCTCTTGCTACTCTTAAAGGAGCAATGACTAACACCTTGCAAACGAGAAAGCTATCCAAACACAGATCAAATATGGCGGATAAGGTAATCACACTTTTACCTAAACCCATTTCAAGAAATACTGCAGATATGGGATGGGATAAAATGAATTCAGTAGCATAGCTT
This genomic window contains:
- a CDS encoding ATP-dependent helicase — translated: MKYNPHEYQSYATEFILSHPISAVFLEMGLGKSVITLSAIFDLCLDSFLVCKVLVIAPLRVARDTWPAEIKKWDHLKGLSYSVAVGTEKERIDALKKQSTVYIINRENVDWLVHKSGIPFHFDMVVIDELSSFKSYGAKRFKSLLKVRPSVKRIVGLTGTPSSNGLMDLWAEFRILDLGQRLGRYISHYRNTYFKPDKRNAQIIFSYKPLPGAEEEIYKQISDITISMKSTDYLKMPEYVSNEVFVTLSEKEWKVYSD